A region from the Gemmatimonadales bacterium genome encodes:
- the rplI gene encoding 50S ribosomal protein L9: MIEVILREDVQSLGKAGELVRVRPGYARNFLLPKGLAFEATEGNRKRIAAERKARATRNAAERTDAEAYAARLAAVPLTLTGRAGEEGKLFGSVTAQDIADALARQGFEVDRRRIELEQPIKSLGEHTVSVRLHPEVHAEVRVTVTAE, encoded by the coding sequence ATGATCGAAGTCATTCTCCGCGAGGACGTGCAGTCGCTCGGGAAGGCGGGCGAGCTGGTTCGGGTGCGGCCGGGCTACGCGCGCAATTTTCTCCTTCCGAAGGGCCTCGCCTTCGAAGCGACCGAGGGCAACCGGAAGCGGATCGCCGCCGAAAGAAAGGCGCGCGCCACGAGGAACGCCGCCGAGCGTACCGATGCGGAGGCATACGCCGCCCGGCTCGCCGCCGTCCCACTAACCCTCACCGGCCGGGCCGGCGAGGAGGGAAAGCTGTTCGGGTCGGTGACGGCGCAGGACATTGCCGACGCACTGGCGCGCCAGGGGTTCGAGGTGGATCGGCGCCGGATCGAGCTGGAGCAGCCGATAAAAAGCCTGGGCGAGCACACTGTCTCTGTCCGCCTCCACCCCGAGGTCCACGCCGAAGTGCGGGTTACGGTCACCGCCGAATAG
- a CDS encoding DUF2232 domain-containing protein — protein MRAAPASVEHRDQAGAPARPAALHQGLRRLILGSGLVWLSLAFLLLAPPGFLVAPLTLLLLCSRPTSWREWIWILLGAAAVGYWIAQPGDIAAQSMRAVGALAAGAFAALTLAGMGRPVPRSLVAAVIAFVAFAAWCAAFHIGWADIRSAATHSVRQTLDAMATQAQPRDPDAARMIRDMSQAAPNWAALLPGVTLLELMAGSLLAWGLHRRMSARPLGAAADAFARFRFSDHLVWLVVAGLALVLFRLPPWVPGDLGPNLLLVGGTLYAARGLAVVRAGAGRLPSPTAVALGLVAVVLLPFVLCGLTLLGLADTWLDFRRRLAPPAT, from the coding sequence TTGCGCGCGGCACCAGCGTCAGTTGAGCACCGCGATCAAGCGGGCGCGCCAGCTCGCCCTGCTGCCCTACATCAAGGGCTTCGGCGGCTGATCCTGGGCTCCGGGCTCGTCTGGCTCTCGCTCGCCTTCCTGCTGCTGGCGCCGCCCGGCTTCCTGGTGGCGCCGCTGACGCTGCTCCTGCTCTGCTCCCGGCCCACCAGCTGGCGCGAGTGGATCTGGATCCTGCTCGGCGCGGCGGCGGTGGGCTACTGGATCGCGCAGCCGGGCGACATCGCCGCCCAAAGCATGCGCGCGGTGGGCGCGCTCGCGGCTGGCGCCTTTGCCGCGCTCACGCTCGCCGGCATGGGCCGGCCGGTGCCACGCTCGCTCGTGGCGGCGGTGATCGCATTCGTGGCGTTTGCGGCATGGTGCGCCGCGTTCCACATCGGCTGGGCGGACATCCGGAGCGCCGCCACGCACTCCGTGCGACAGACGCTCGACGCCATGGCGACCCAAGCCCAGCCCCGCGATCCGGACGCCGCGCGCATGATCCGGGACATGTCGCAGGCCGCGCCGAACTGGGCCGCGTTGCTTCCGGGCGTGACGCTGCTCGAGCTGATGGCGGGCTCGCTTCTCGCCTGGGGACTGCATCGCCGCATGTCGGCGCGTCCACTCGGCGCTGCGGCCGATGCGTTCGCGCGGTTCCGGTTCAGCGATCATCTGGTCTGGCTCGTGGTGGCGGGGCTCGCGCTCGTGCTCTTCCGGCTGCCGCCATGGGTACCCGGCGACCTGGGCCCGAATCTCCTGCTCGTGGGCGGCACGCTGTACGCGGCGCGCGGGCTCGCGGTGGTGCGCGCCGGCGCAGGCCGGCTCCCGAGCCCCACCGCCGTTGCCCTCGGGCTCGTGGCCGTGGTCCTGCTGCCGTTCGTGCTCTGCGGGCTCACGCTCCTCGGCCTCGCGGACACCTGGCTAGACTTCCGGCGGCGGCTCGCGCCGCCGGCAACCTGA
- the rpsR gene encoding 30S ribosomal protein S18: MRRPQKTCAICESGVRVVDYKDDRTLARFLTERGKILPSRLSGTCARHQRQLSTAIKRARQLALLPYIKGFGG; the protein is encoded by the coding sequence ATGAGGCGGCCCCAGAAGACCTGCGCCATTTGCGAGTCGGGCGTCCGCGTGGTGGACTACAAGGACGACCGCACCCTCGCGCGCTTCCTGACCGAGCGCGGCAAGATCCTGCCGAGCCGGCTGTCAGGCACTTGCGCGCGGCACCAGCGTCAGTTGAGCACCGCGATCAAGCGGGCGCGCCAGCTCGCCCTGCTGCCCTACATCAAGGGCTTCGGCGGCTGA
- the rpsF gene encoding 30S ribosomal protein S6 produces the protein MTRQYEVVYIFDSALEEAAINEKLARFHTLIQEPGAEPPQLAYWGKRTLAYPIKKHETGYYAVAKFEANAAALPEFERAVKLDEGVLRFLVVVNEGAQPVPAAAAKSGEEDDE, from the coding sequence ATGACCCGCCAGTACGAGGTGGTCTACATCTTCGACAGCGCGCTCGAAGAGGCCGCCATCAACGAAAAGCTCGCCCGCTTCCACACTCTGATCCAGGAGCCCGGCGCGGAGCCGCCGCAGCTGGCCTACTGGGGCAAGCGGACGCTCGCCTATCCCATCAAGAAACACGAGACCGGCTACTACGCGGTCGCCAAGTTCGAGGCGAACGCCGCGGCGCTGCCCGAGTTCGAGCGGGCGGTCAAGCTCGACGAGGGGGTGCTGCGCTTCCTCGTCGTGGTGAACGAGGGCGCCCAGCCGGTGCCGGCGGCGGCCGCCAAGAGCGGTGAGGAGGATGACGAATGA
- the ychF gene encoding redox-regulated ATPase YchF: MLRLGIVGLPNVGKSTLFNALTAAKALVANYPFATIEPNTGVVQVPDPRLDVLARIVEPGRVVPATVEFVDIAGLVRGASQGEGLGNQFLANIREVDAILHVVRCFEDPDVQHVMATVDPVRDREIVNIELGLADLSTVEKRLDRAGRAAKSGDPQAKVEQRVLESLQRALADGRPARAVVPGEEEVSAYRSLNLLTAKPVLYAANVAEDEVAGGNPYVTALAAAVTREDETAEIVTFSAKVEAELAELPPADRAEFLESLGLTESGLDRLAHAAYHLLGLQSYFTAGEKEVRAWTVHRGDKAPAAAGVIHSDFETGFIRAETVAYDDFVRAGGWKGAREEGLTRAEGKEYVVRDGDVMLFRFSN; the protein is encoded by the coding sequence ATGCTTCGCCTCGGCATTGTCGGCCTGCCCAACGTCGGCAAGTCCACCCTGTTCAATGCACTCACCGCCGCCAAGGCGCTGGTGGCAAACTATCCCTTCGCCACCATCGAGCCCAACACCGGGGTCGTGCAGGTGCCCGATCCGCGGCTCGACGTGCTCGCGCGCATCGTCGAGCCCGGGCGCGTCGTGCCGGCCACGGTCGAGTTCGTTGACATCGCCGGACTCGTGCGCGGCGCGAGCCAGGGGGAAGGCCTCGGAAACCAGTTTCTGGCCAACATTCGCGAGGTGGACGCGATCCTGCACGTGGTCCGCTGCTTCGAGGACCCCGACGTGCAGCATGTGATGGCGACGGTCGATCCGGTGCGCGACCGCGAGATCGTCAACATCGAGCTGGGTCTCGCCGATCTCTCGACGGTCGAGAAGCGGCTCGACCGTGCGGGGCGGGCGGCCAAGTCTGGCGATCCGCAGGCCAAGGTGGAGCAGCGCGTGCTCGAGTCGCTCCAGCGCGCGCTTGCCGACGGACGCCCCGCACGCGCCGTGGTGCCGGGCGAGGAGGAGGTGTCCGCCTATCGCTCACTCAATCTGCTCACGGCCAAGCCGGTGCTCTACGCCGCGAACGTGGCCGAAGACGAGGTGGCGGGCGGCAACCCCTACGTAACCGCACTCGCGGCGGCGGTGACCCGGGAGGACGAGACGGCGGAGATCGTCACCTTCAGTGCCAAGGTCGAGGCCGAGTTGGCCGAGCTGCCGCCGGCGGATCGTGCGGAGTTCCTGGAATCGCTCGGTCTCACCGAGTCGGGGCTCGATCGTCTGGCGCACGCCGCGTATCACCTGCTGGGCCTGCAGAGCTACTTCACCGCCGGGGAAAAGGAAGTGCGCGCGTGGACCGTTCACCGAGGCGACAAGGCGCCTGCGGCGGCCGGCGTGATCCACTCGGACTTCGAGACGGGTTTCATCCGAGCGGAGACCGTGGCGTACGACGATTTCGTGCGCGCGGGGGGATGGAAAGGCGCGCGCGAAGAAGGACTCACGCGGGCAGAAGGCAAGGAGTACGTGGTGCGCGACGGGGACGTAATGCTGTTCCGCTTCAGCAACTGA
- the pth gene encoding aminoacyl-tRNA hydrolase, giving the protein MGLGNPGPEYEDTRHNAGFRLADHLAARWSLGGFRRAERARAVSGTVDGAAVMLVKPQTYMNRSGAALAPLRAHPDFDPARDLLVLVDDVALPLGSFRLRGAGSAGGHNGLKSIEGALQRQDYARLRIGIGPRPPEIDDLADFVLAEFTREERSALDELLDPMARAVECWLAEGIERAMSRFNL; this is encoded by the coding sequence ATGGGGCTGGGCAATCCCGGCCCAGAGTACGAGGACACCCGGCATAACGCCGGCTTCCGCCTGGCCGATCACCTCGCGGCGCGCTGGTCGCTGGGCGGGTTCCGCCGGGCCGAGCGGGCGCGTGCCGTGTCGGGCACGGTGGACGGCGCCGCGGTGATGCTGGTCAAGCCGCAGACGTACATGAACCGGAGCGGGGCGGCGCTTGCCCCGCTCCGCGCGCATCCGGACTTCGACCCCGCGCGCGATCTGCTCGTGCTGGTGGACGACGTGGCGCTTCCGCTCGGCAGTTTCCGCCTGCGCGGCGCCGGCTCGGCCGGCGGGCACAATGGCCTCAAGAGCATCGAGGGCGCGCTCCAGCGGCAGGACTACGCCCGGCTTCGCATCGGCATCGGGCCGCGGCCGCCCGAGATCGACGACCTCGCCGATTTCGTCCTGGCCGAATTCACCCGTGAAGAACGGAGTGCGCTCGACGAACTGCTCGACCCGATGGCCCGGGCGGTCGAATGCTGGCTGGCCGAAGGGATCGAGCGCGCCATGAGCCGCTTCAACCTGTGA
- a CDS encoding 50S ribosomal protein L25: protein MAEQVTLTVNTRAETGKGAARALRRAGKVPGVIYGHGRDPEAVTVDTAALGRMLVGVNAATAIVDVTVDDRAPVKALIREIQRDPLRGSDILHLDLYEVHADEQIELSVPIELTGIPDGVRNFGGILDHSLRDLDIRVLPGDIPEHVTLDVTALAIGHSLFVRDIKVEKAEILNDPDTPVCTVVAPRAEEAPAAPVEAAAVTTEPELIRKPKAEEEEEAGE from the coding sequence ATGGCAGAACAGGTGACTCTCACCGTGAATACGCGAGCGGAAACCGGCAAGGGCGCCGCCCGGGCCCTCCGGCGCGCGGGCAAGGTGCCCGGCGTCATCTACGGCCACGGGCGCGACCCCGAGGCCGTCACCGTCGACACCGCCGCCCTCGGCCGGATGCTCGTCGGCGTGAACGCGGCCACCGCCATCGTGGACGTCACGGTGGACGACCGCGCGCCCGTCAAGGCGCTCATCCGCGAGATCCAGCGCGATCCCCTCCGCGGAAGTGACATCCTGCACCTCGATCTCTACGAGGTCCACGCCGACGAGCAGATCGAGCTGTCGGTCCCGATCGAGCTCACCGGCATCCCCGACGGCGTGCGGAACTTCGGCGGCATCCTCGACCACTCGCTCCGCGACCTCGACATCCGCGTGCTTCCGGGCGACATCCCCGAGCACGTGACGCTCGACGTGACGGCCCTCGCCATCGGCCACTCGCTCTTCGTCCGCGACATCAAGGTCGAAAAGGCGGAGATCCTGAACGACCCCGACACGCCCGTCTGCACCGTGGTGGCGCCGAGGGCGGAAGAGGCGCCAGCGGCGCCGGTCGAGGCGGCCGCGGTGACCACCGAACCCGAGCTCATTCGCAAGCCGAAGGCCGAGGAAGAGGAAGAAGCCGGCGAGTAA
- a CDS encoding ribose-phosphate pyrophosphokinase, with amino-acid sequence MADLSQARSQMLLMSGTANRPLAEEVSAHLNQPLCQVTIRRFADGELFVKIDENVRGRDVFIIQPTNPPAENMMELLLLMDAARRASAARITAVMPYFGYARQDRKDQPRVAISAKLMANMVSVAGADRVLAIDFHQHQLQGFFDLPVDHLYAAPVFVSHYRQKALRDLVIVAPDVGSAKMARGFAKRLNASIAIIDKRRPSANIAEVVNVVGEVTGRDCLIPDDMIDTAGTITEAVYALKRLGANDIYCCATHALLSGPAVERLVASPVKEVAVTNTIAIPPERRFDRLKVLSIAGLLSKAIGYTHSDQSVSSLFD; translated from the coding sequence ATGGCGGATCTTTCGCAGGCCCGAAGCCAGATGTTGCTGATGAGCGGCACGGCCAACCGTCCGCTCGCCGAAGAGGTTTCGGCGCACCTCAACCAGCCGCTCTGCCAGGTTACGATCCGCCGATTTGCCGACGGCGAGCTGTTCGTCAAGATCGACGAGAACGTCCGCGGGCGGGACGTCTTCATCATTCAGCCCACCAACCCGCCGGCGGAGAACATGATGGAGCTCCTGCTCCTCATGGACGCCGCGCGCCGGGCGAGCGCCGCGCGGATCACGGCCGTGATGCCGTACTTCGGCTACGCGCGGCAGGACCGCAAGGACCAGCCGCGGGTGGCCATCAGCGCCAAGCTCATGGCCAACATGGTGTCGGTGGCGGGTGCGGATCGGGTGTTGGCCATCGACTTTCACCAGCACCAGCTCCAGGGGTTCTTCGACCTGCCGGTCGATCACCTCTACGCGGCGCCGGTGTTCGTGAGCCATTACCGGCAGAAGGCGCTGCGCGATCTCGTAATCGTGGCTCCCGACGTGGGCTCGGCCAAGATGGCCCGCGGGTTCGCCAAGCGGCTCAACGCGTCGATCGCGATCATCGACAAGCGGCGGCCGTCGGCCAACATCGCGGAAGTGGTGAACGTCGTGGGCGAGGTGACAGGGCGCGACTGTCTCATCCCCGACGATATGATCGATACCGCCGGGACGATCACCGAGGCGGTCTATGCGCTGAAGCGCCTCGGCGCGAACGACATCTACTGCTGCGCCACCCACGCGCTCTTGTCGGGGCCGGCGGTGGAGCGGCTCGTGGCGTCACCGGTGAAGGAAGTGGCGGTCACCAACACGATCGCCATTCCGCCCGAGCGGCGCTTCGACCGGCTCAAGGTGCTCTCGATCGCCGGGCTCCTGTCGAAGGCGATCGGCTATACTCACAGCGACCAGTCGGTCAGCTCGCTCTTCGACTGA
- a CDS encoding glycosyltransferase family 39 protein — translation MNAAGTAARLVGLWALSSAARWLAAMPIVEPRIFRDELIHWQMARAFAFHEPFVLFGQVVHYPAVLYPAVLSVAFSAGDARAAFDVAQAVNAMLVSAVVFPAYALAREFGKRDAAVAVAALAVLTPCGVYSALMMEENLYYPLFVLACWLALRVLLRGRARDAAACAVALGLAYLAKPLALVLIGAYGVAVFAWGALALRGRGRTRDARGPLLAPFAVRAGPLIALGAALLARHALAAPAQASGSAGAVLLSRFYAEEMSGPIIPAIAPAAAVAVALLAALALGTGVVPVASLVSRRSERTDPTRAWLAGFAVLVMLLYLLAGARHTVLMNSSLRPHERYLFAVGPLLFAAFLTARTPPIGRVAAGVVLATIVLSVSPLAHLTLTRATPIDAPSLTLPWLLRRNFGSGLEAAAVIGLLALMATLGAARARSRLWPCTAWLAVLPLVLNVGWYSELYSQTSLGPPSRLITAIEQRIRPDERVAVVLLQPDEAIGRLSYYLKFWLGERSITYWASGDEVPWYADLSGPAENAAQRAIRPGYLVGGADVARLCPAARAVPALEPGPKLPVVVLHVPASGCGAPTESESSATTTPS, via the coding sequence ATGAACGCCGCGGGGACGGCGGCACGGCTCGTCGGGCTTTGGGCCCTCTCGAGCGCCGCACGCTGGCTCGCCGCGATGCCCATCGTCGAGCCCCGCATCTTCCGCGACGAGCTGATCCACTGGCAGATGGCGCGGGCGTTTGCCTTTCATGAGCCGTTCGTGCTGTTCGGCCAGGTCGTGCACTACCCGGCCGTGCTCTATCCGGCGGTCCTGAGCGTGGCCTTCTCGGCCGGCGACGCGCGGGCGGCGTTCGACGTGGCGCAGGCGGTCAACGCCATGCTGGTGAGCGCGGTCGTTTTTCCCGCCTACGCGCTCGCGCGCGAGTTCGGCAAGCGCGACGCGGCCGTTGCCGTCGCCGCGCTCGCGGTGCTCACGCCTTGCGGCGTCTATTCCGCGCTCATGATGGAGGAAAACCTCTACTATCCGCTGTTCGTGCTCGCCTGCTGGCTCGCATTGCGGGTGCTCCTGCGCGGACGCGCCCGCGATGCGGCGGCGTGCGCGGTGGCGCTCGGGCTCGCCTACCTCGCGAAGCCGCTCGCGCTGGTGCTGATCGGGGCCTACGGCGTCGCGGTGTTTGCGTGGGGCGCGCTGGCGCTGCGCGGTCGCGGACGGACTCGAGATGCGCGGGGCCCTCTGCTCGCCCCCTTCGCGGTGCGCGCGGGGCCGCTCATCGCACTCGGTGCGGCGCTGCTCGCGCGGCACGCCCTCGCTGCGCCCGCGCAAGCATCCGGCTCGGCGGGCGCGGTGCTGCTGAGCCGATTCTACGCGGAAGAGATGAGCGGACCCATCATTCCCGCCATCGCACCGGCGGCCGCCGTCGCTGTCGCGCTGCTCGCGGCGCTCGCGCTCGGCACCGGTGTCGTACCGGTCGCGAGCCTCGTGAGCCGCCGGTCGGAGCGCACGGACCCGACGCGCGCGTGGCTCGCAGGGTTCGCCGTGCTGGTGATGCTGCTCTATCTCCTGGCCGGCGCGCGACACACGGTGCTGATGAATTCGAGCCTCCGACCGCACGAGCGCTATCTGTTCGCGGTGGGTCCGCTGTTGTTCGCCGCGTTTCTCACCGCGCGCACGCCGCCGATCGGCCGGGTAGCGGCGGGCGTCGTGCTCGCGACGATCGTGCTCTCGGTGAGTCCGCTCGCGCACCTCACGCTCACTCGCGCCACGCCGATCGACGCGCCGAGCCTCACGCTGCCGTGGCTCCTGCGCCGCAATTTCGGCAGCGGGCTCGAGGCCGCGGCGGTGATCGGCCTGCTCGCGCTCATGGCTACCCTGGGCGCAGCCCGCGCGCGCAGCCGATTGTGGCCGTGCACCGCGTGGCTCGCGGTGCTGCCGCTCGTCCTCAACGTGGGGTGGTACAGCGAGCTGTACAGCCAGACGTCGCTCGGGCCACCGTCGCGTCTCATCACCGCCATCGAGCAGCGGATCCGGCCGGACGAGCGCGTCGCCGTCGTGCTGCTCCAACCGGACGAGGCGATCGGGCGGCTGAGCTACTACCTCAAGTTCTGGTTGGGCGAGCGCTCGATCACGTACTGGGCGTCGGGAGACGAGGTGCCCTGGTATGCCGACCTCAGCGGTCCAGCTGAAAACGCGGCGCAGCGCGCGATACGACCGGGTTACCTCGTCGGCGGCGCCGATGTCGCGCGCCTTTGCCCCGCCGCGCGCGCGGTGCCGGCGCTCGAACCCGGTCCCAAGCTGCCCGTCGTAGTGCTCCACGTGCCCGCGAGCGGTTGTGGTGCACCGACCGAGTCGGAGTCAAGCGCAACCACGACCCCAAGTTGA
- a CDS encoding lysylphosphatidylglycerol synthase transmembrane domain-containing protein yields the protein MIEPAPRAADRYARRLPRLIGPAILAWFLATTDLGRIAAHLRGVHWIPLVVALALYPIFIALKAWRWRLLVGELRLAPPSPGDAMVLYMIGLFAAAATPGQSGDFIKAWYLRARGQPMAPALFSVLLDRLFDLLVMAVLSVLGLVAFRQLAPPRLAGLVAAVAIAVAAALVAAVPALVARRPRERLIGLVRRAAPRRAGAALERWRGQLTGMGLRPARLGIVLAVTLAAITVTMARLWLLFAALEINIPLLALVSAMALVAIAQTLPISVAGLGVRDAILIAVLAAYGYAAAAALALSALILLLNLENIAIGFVVSLRHPLGRATAAEPPRAEAVPTP from the coding sequence TTGATCGAACCAGCGCCCCGCGCGGCCGACCGATACGCGCGCCGGCTGCCGCGCCTCATCGGACCGGCAATCCTCGCGTGGTTTCTCGCCACCACGGACCTCGGCCGGATCGCCGCGCACCTCCGGGGCGTGCACTGGATTCCGCTCGTCGTGGCACTCGCGCTTTACCCGATTTTCATCGCGCTCAAGGCGTGGCGCTGGCGGCTGCTGGTGGGCGAGTTGCGGCTCGCGCCTCCGTCGCCGGGCGACGCGATGGTGCTTTACATGATCGGGCTTTTCGCGGCGGCCGCCACGCCCGGCCAGTCGGGCGATTTCATCAAGGCATGGTATCTCCGCGCGCGCGGGCAGCCGATGGCTCCGGCGCTCTTCAGCGTGCTGCTCGATCGCCTCTTCGACCTCCTCGTAATGGCGGTGCTCAGCGTGCTCGGCCTCGTTGCCTTCCGCCAACTCGCGCCGCCGCGCCTCGCCGGGCTGGTGGCTGCCGTAGCGATCGCCGTGGCGGCGGCGCTCGTCGCGGCGGTGCCGGCGCTTGTCGCGCGGCGCCCGCGCGAGCGCCTGATCGGGCTCGTCCGGCGGGCGGCGCCGAGACGCGCAGGCGCCGCGCTCGAGCGGTGGCGCGGCCAGCTCACCGGCATGGGGCTCCGCCCCGCGCGCCTGGGCATCGTGCTGGCCGTGACCCTCGCCGCCATCACCGTCACGATGGCGCGGCTCTGGCTGCTGTTCGCCGCGCTCGAGATCAACATCCCGCTGCTCGCGCTGGTGTCCGCCATGGCGCTCGTGGCGATCGCGCAGACGCTGCCGATCAGCGTCGCGGGGCTCGGCGTGCGCGACGCCATTCTCATCGCGGTGCTCGCGGCCTACGGCTATGCCGCCGCCGCGGCGCTCGCGCTCTCCGCGCTCATCCTGTTGCTCAACCTGGAGAACATCGCGATCGGCTTCGTCGTCTCGCTGCGCCATCCGCTGGGCCGAGCCACGGCGGCCGAGCCCCCGCGCGCCGAGGCGGTCCCGACTCCGTGA
- a CDS encoding glycosyltransferase family 2 protein, giving the protein MATEIAPLAVPLPAAWPFSVSIVIPAFNEGATIGHVIAVAREQCPGAEVVVVDDASTDDTAEVAAGAGARVIRRPYNLGNGAGVKTGIRAAQGDVILIIDGDGQHDPADIPRLLAHIGPYDMVVGERSRAGQQNAFRWLGNSILNRLGSYLVGVEVRDLTSGFRAMRRDVIAEFLHLLPNRFSWPTTSALAFAKAGYHVRFEPITMRKRKAGRSTQQLLPNGVKFVLIILRIATLFSPLRLFFPICVGLEALALAAYGWSVARGGAWLHLPPSTVMFFLGGIVLFLFGLISEQIASLRFRGPER; this is encoded by the coding sequence ATGGCGACCGAGATTGCTCCGCTCGCGGTCCCCCTGCCCGCCGCCTGGCCCTTCAGCGTTAGCATCGTCATACCTGCGTTCAACGAAGGGGCGACGATCGGCCATGTCATTGCGGTCGCGCGGGAGCAGTGCCCCGGAGCCGAGGTGGTTGTGGTGGACGACGCATCGACCGACGACACGGCGGAAGTGGCCGCCGGGGCGGGCGCGCGGGTGATTCGTCGGCCGTACAACCTCGGCAACGGCGCCGGCGTCAAAACCGGCATCCGCGCGGCGCAGGGCGACGTCATCCTCATCATCGACGGCGACGGCCAGCATGACCCCGCCGACATCCCGCGGCTCCTCGCGCACATCGGCCCCTACGACATGGTGGTCGGCGAGCGCAGCCGCGCCGGCCAGCAGAACGCCTTCCGCTGGCTCGGCAATAGCATCCTGAACCGCCTCGGCTCCTATCTGGTCGGCGTGGAGGTGCGCGATCTCACCTCCGGGTTTCGCGCCATGCGGCGCGACGTGATCGCCGAGTTCCTGCACCTGCTCCCGAACCGGTTCTCCTGGCCCACTACGAGCGCGCTCGCCTTTGCCAAGGCCGGCTACCACGTGCGGTTCGAGCCGATCACGATGCGAAAGCGCAAGGCCGGACGCAGCACCCAGCAGTTGCTGCCGAACGGCGTCAAGTTCGTGCTCATCATTCTCAGGATCGCCACGCTCTTCAGCCCGCTCCGGCTCTTCTTTCCGATCTGCGTCGGGCTCGAGGCGCTGGCGCTCGCGGCGTACGGCTGGTCGGTGGCCCGCGGCGGCGCGTGGCTGCACCTGCCGCCCTCCACCGTGATGTTCTTTCTCGGCGGGATCGTGTTGTTCCTCTTCGGCCTCATCTCCGAACAGATCGCGAGCCTGCGCTTCCGGGGCCCGGAGCGTTGA
- the ispE gene encoding 4-(cytidine 5'-diphospho)-2-C-methyl-D-erythritol kinase, which yields MSAAGAQAVTIACHAKLNLLLRVLARERDGYHGLETLFCLMSLADTLTARRREERGVAIDVRGAEVGPDAENFAVRAARLVLEATGERFGVELALEKRIPVRAGLGGGSSDAAAALTAVNRLAGDAVPRHELLQFAARLGSDVPFVFTGAPLALAWGHGERMLRLPPLPAAPALLLTPPVAIATADAYGWVDAARQESGRRGAVAFDLGALSTWGDVGRLAGNDFESPVFGRFPEVRRAFEALAGTHPLVCRMSGSGATLFAIYRSARDRDDAAMMLGSRHGTITPVETLAAAPPGPDVLDAG from the coding sequence ATGAGCGCCGCCGGCGCGCAGGCGGTCACCATCGCGTGCCACGCGAAGCTCAACCTCCTGCTTCGGGTGCTCGCGCGCGAGCGCGACGGCTATCACGGCCTGGAAACGCTGTTCTGCCTCATGAGCCTCGCCGACACGCTGACCGCGCGGCGGCGGGAGGAGCGCGGCGTCGCGATCGACGTGCGCGGCGCGGAGGTCGGGCCCGACGCCGAGAATTTCGCCGTCCGCGCCGCGCGGCTCGTGCTCGAGGCGACCGGCGAGCGTTTTGGCGTCGAGCTCGCGCTCGAGAAGCGGATCCCGGTGCGGGCGGGCCTGGGCGGCGGGTCGAGCGACGCCGCCGCCGCGCTCACGGCCGTGAACCGACTGGCCGGTGATGCGGTCCCTCGGCACGAGCTGCTGCAGTTCGCCGCCCGGCTCGGCAGCGACGTACCGTTCGTCTTCACCGGGGCGCCGCTCGCGCTCGCCTGGGGTCACGGCGAGCGGATGCTCCGCCTGCCGCCGCTCCCGGCCGCACCGGCGTTGCTGCTCACGCCGCCGGTGGCGATCGCCACGGCCGACGCATACGGCTGGGTCGATGCGGCGCGCCAGGAGTCGGGCCGCCGCGGCGCAGTGGCGTTCGACCTCGGCGCGCTCTCCACTTGGGGCGACGTAGGACGATTGGCCGGCAACGATTTCGAGTCTCCGGTCTTCGGCCGCTTCCCGGAGGTCCGGCGCGCGTTCGAGGCGCTCGCCGGCACGCATCCGCTGGTGTGCCGGATGAGTGGGTCCGGGGCCACGCTCTTTGCGATCTACCGGAGCGCCCGCGACCGCGATGACGCCGCGATGATGCTCGGGAGCCGGCACGGGACGATCACGCCGGTCGAGACGCTCGCGGCGGCGCCACCAGGGCCTGACGTGCTCGACGCGGGCTGA